The proteins below are encoded in one region of Hordeum vulgare subsp. vulgare chromosome 3H, MorexV3_pseudomolecules_assembly, whole genome shotgun sequence:
- the LOC123440320 gene encoding probable pectate lyase 4 isoform X2, protein MAPKGLLLPVTLLLLLLGAATANLRHENIIDRCWRGEGNWATDRQRLAMCSVGFAGKMRQNRGHGVTAYTVTDPSDDPVRPRPGTLRYGATVLPGKVWITFQPGSMHIRLAQPLFVKSFTAIDGRGADVHVAGGAGIVLYQVSNVVIHGLHVHDVRAQPPGRVVRPGGAVKNLDAGDGDAIRLLSSSKVWIDHNTLSRCEDGLLDVTLGSTDVTVSNNWFHNHDKVMLLGHDDQHVADRRMRVTVAFNRFGPNVNQRMPRIRHGYAHVVNNFYDGWKDYAIGGSMGPSVKSQGNLFVASTPDSAKVTRRMPVGDAAGKDWHWHSTGDSFENGAVFAQTGSRVPPNYNRHQEFQAASSGEVRSLTKDAGALRCSAGAAC, encoded by the exons ATGGCGCCCAAGGGATTACTCCTGCCCgtcaccctcctcctccttctcctcggagCTGCCACCGCGAACCTCCGGCACGAGAACATCATCGACCGTTGCTGGCGCGGCGAGGGCAACTGGGCCACCGACCGGCAGCGGCTCGCCATGTGCTCCGTCGGCTTCGCGGGGAAGATGCGGCAGAACCGCGGCCACGGGGTGACCGCGTACACGGTGACCGACCCGAGCGACGACCCCGTGCGGCCGAGGCCCGGCACGCTGCGGTACGGCGCGACGGTGCTGCCGGGGAAGGTCTGGATCACCTTCCAGCCGGGCAGCATGCACATCCGGCTGGCGCAGCCGCTCTTCGTCAAGAGCTTCACGGCGATCGACGGCCGGGGCGCCGACGTGCACGTCGCCGGAGGCGCCGGCATCGTGCTCTACCAGGTGAGCAACGTGGTCATCCACGGCCTCCACGTGCACGACGTGCGCGCGCAGCCCCCGGGGCGGGTCGTCCGGCCGGGCGGCGCCGTGAAGAACCTGGACGCCGGCGACGGCGACGCCATCCGGCTGCTGTCGAGCTCCAAGGTGTGGATCGACCACAACACGCTGTCGCGGTGCGAGGACGGCCTCCTGGACGTGACGCTCGGGTCCACCGACGTGACCGTCTCCAACAACTGGTTCCACAACCACGACAAGGTGATGCTGCTGGGCCACGACGACCAGCACGTCGCCGACCGCCGGATGCGGGTCACCGTGGCGTTCAACCGCTTCGGCCCCAACGTGAACCAGCGCATGCCCAGGATCAGGCACGGCTACGCCCACGTCGTCAACAACTTCTACGACGGGTGGAAGGACTACGCCATTGGTGGCAGCATGGGACCCAGTGTCAAGAGCCAGGGTAACCTGTTCGTCGCCTCCACGCCGGACAGCGCCAAG GTGACGAGAAGGATGCCGGTGGGAGATGCCGCGGGGAAGGACTGGCACTGGCACTCCACTGGGGACTCGTTTGAGAACGGCGCCGTCTTCGCGCAGACGGGCAGCAGGGTGCCGCCGAATTACAACAGGCATCAGGAGTTCCAggcggcgagctccggcgaggtgAGATCGCTGACCAAGGACGCCGGTGCTCTGAGATGCTCCGCCGGGGCCGCGTGCTGA
- the LOC123440320 gene encoding probable pectate lyase 4 isoform X1 has translation MAPKGLLLPVTLLLLLLGAATANLRHENIIDRCWRGEGNWATDRQRLAMCSVGFAGKMRQNRGHGVTAYTVTDPSDDPVRPRPGTLRYGATVLPGKVWITFQPGSMHIRLAQPLFVKSFTAIDGRGADVHVAGGAGIVLYQVSNVVIHGLHVHDVRAQPPGRVVRPGGAVKNLDAGDGDAIRLLSSSKVWIDHNTLSRCEDGLLDVTLGSTDVTVSNNWFHNHDKVMLLGHDDQHVADRRMRVTVAFNRFGPNVNQRMPRIRHGYAHVVNNFYDGWKDYAIGGSMGPSVKSQGNLFVASTPDSAKQVTRRMPVGDAAGKDWHWHSTGDSFENGAVFAQTGSRVPPNYNRHQEFQAASSGEVRSLTKDAGALRCSAGAAC, from the exons ATGGCGCCCAAGGGATTACTCCTGCCCgtcaccctcctcctccttctcctcggagCTGCCACCGCGAACCTCCGGCACGAGAACATCATCGACCGTTGCTGGCGCGGCGAGGGCAACTGGGCCACCGACCGGCAGCGGCTCGCCATGTGCTCCGTCGGCTTCGCGGGGAAGATGCGGCAGAACCGCGGCCACGGGGTGACCGCGTACACGGTGACCGACCCGAGCGACGACCCCGTGCGGCCGAGGCCCGGCACGCTGCGGTACGGCGCGACGGTGCTGCCGGGGAAGGTCTGGATCACCTTCCAGCCGGGCAGCATGCACATCCGGCTGGCGCAGCCGCTCTTCGTCAAGAGCTTCACGGCGATCGACGGCCGGGGCGCCGACGTGCACGTCGCCGGAGGCGCCGGCATCGTGCTCTACCAGGTGAGCAACGTGGTCATCCACGGCCTCCACGTGCACGACGTGCGCGCGCAGCCCCCGGGGCGGGTCGTCCGGCCGGGCGGCGCCGTGAAGAACCTGGACGCCGGCGACGGCGACGCCATCCGGCTGCTGTCGAGCTCCAAGGTGTGGATCGACCACAACACGCTGTCGCGGTGCGAGGACGGCCTCCTGGACGTGACGCTCGGGTCCACCGACGTGACCGTCTCCAACAACTGGTTCCACAACCACGACAAGGTGATGCTGCTGGGCCACGACGACCAGCACGTCGCCGACCGCCGGATGCGGGTCACCGTGGCGTTCAACCGCTTCGGCCCCAACGTGAACCAGCGCATGCCCAGGATCAGGCACGGCTACGCCCACGTCGTCAACAACTTCTACGACGGGTGGAAGGACTACGCCATTGGTGGCAGCATGGGACCCAGTGTCAAGAGCCAGGGTAACCTGTTCGTCGCCTCCACGCCGGACAGCGCCAAG CAGGTGACGAGAAGGATGCCGGTGGGAGATGCCGCGGGGAAGGACTGGCACTGGCACTCCACTGGGGACTCGTTTGAGAACGGCGCCGTCTTCGCGCAGACGGGCAGCAGGGTGCCGCCGAATTACAACAGGCATCAGGAGTTCCAggcggcgagctccggcgaggtgAGATCGCTGACCAAGGACGCCGGTGCTCTGAGATGCTCCGCCGGGGCCGCGTGCTGA
- the LOC123440321 gene encoding jacalin-related lectin 3-like, producing RPPRRFWALFGLRNMSLASLSGKDPNASSAPSALRSITRSVDRNGHRYADGNEMVLAKEQNPNGSRIATLSNKMVSFPSFISDNGTMTISTPVRFGPWGGTGGTIFDDGIFTGVRQINITRGLGISSMKVLYDRNGQAIWGDKRGSSGAARPEKIIFDFPTEILTHVTGYFGPTMIMGPTAIKSITFHTTKKSHGPFGDETGTFFSSCLTEGRIVGFHGRGAWYVDSIGVHVLEGKVLSEKSAGTTPLGDMLALPMREIGDEVTYGVVKEPIPIGPGPWGGEGGKPWDDGVYTGIKQIYVTRDDFIASIQIEYDRSGQSVWSTRHGNGGQITHRIKLDYPHEVLTCVYGYYNTCVGEGPRVLRSITVVSSRGKYGPFGDEVGTYFTSATTQGKVVGFHGRSAMYLDAIGVHMQHWLGDRNTAIAARPKASSIPKIVGPNPKSTGSDNPRAGSGTKYYVSRYLF from the exons CGACCTCCAAGGCGCTTCTGGGCTTTGTTTGGACTACGGAACATG AGCCTTGCAAGCTTAAGCGGGAAGGACCCAAATGCTTCCAGCGCTCCGTCAGCGCTCCGAAGCATAACGAGGTCCGTCGACAGAAACGGCCATAGGTACGCGGACGGCAATGAAATGGTTCTTGCAAAGGAGCAGAATCCTAATGGATCACGCATTGCAACCCTCTCCAACAAG ATGGTGTCATTTCCTAGCTTCATCTCAGACAACGGGACTATGACCataagcactcccgtgaggttcgGTCCATGGGGCGGCACCGGCGGCACCATATTCGACGACGGCATATTCACCGGCGTCCGGCAGATCAACATCACGCGGGGGCTGGGAATATCCTCCATGAAGGTCCTCTACGACCGCAACGGGCAGGCGATCTGGGGCGACAAGCGCGGCTCCAGCGGGGCGGCTAGACCCGAAAAG ATCATATTCGACTTCCCGACGGAGATCCTGACCCACGTCACCGGGTACTTCGGGCCGACGATGATCATGGGCCCGACGGCGATCAAGTCCATCACCTTCCACACGACGAAGAAGAGCCATGGGCCGTTCGGGGACGAGACCGGCACCTTCTTCTCCAGCTGCCTGACGGAAGGGAGGATCGTGGGGTTCCACGGCAGGGGAGCGTGGTACGTCGACAGCATCGGGGTCCATGTCCTGGAAGGCAAGGTGCTGTCGGAGAAATCCGCCGGCACGACCCCGTTGGGCGACATGCTTGCGTTGCCCATGAGGGAGATCGGGGACGAG GTTACGTACGGCGTGGTGAAAGAACCGATACCGATAGGGCCCGGGCcgtggggaggggagggaggcaagCCGTGGGACGATGGCGTCTACACGGGCATCAAGCAGATCTACGTAACCAGAGACGATTTCATCGCCTCCATACAGATCGAGTACGACAGGAGCGGGCAGTCCGTGTGGTCTACCAGGCACGGCAACGGCGGCCAGATCACGCACAGG ATCAAGCTGGACTACCCGCACGAGGTGCTGACCTGCGTATACGGCTACTACAACACCTGCGTGGGGGAAGGGCCCAGGGTTCTGAGGTCGATCACCGTCGTCAGCAGCCGGGGCAAGTACGGGCCGTTCGGCGACGAGGTCGGGACCTACTTCACCTCCGCCACGACGCAGGGGAAGGTGGTCGGCTTCCACGGCCGGAGCGCCATGTACCTGGACGCCATCGGGGTGCACATGCAGCACTGGCTGGGAGACAGGAACACCGCCATTGCCGCCAGACCTAAGGCCAGCTCCATTCCCAAGATCGTCGGCCCAAACCCCAAGAGTACTGGTTCGGATAATCCCAGGGCTGGGTCTGGTACCAAGTACTATGTCTCCAGGTATCTCTTTTGA